A region of Sugiyamaella lignohabitans strain CBS 10342 chromosome A, complete sequence DNA encodes the following proteins:
- the SHE9 gene encoding She9p (Protein required for normal mitochondrial morphology; mitochondrial inner membrane protein; may be involved in fission of the inner membrane; forms a homo-oligomeric complex; GO_component: GO:0016021 - integral component of membrane [Evidence IEA]; GO_component: GO:0016020 - membrane [Evidence IEA]; GO_component: GO:0005743 - mitochondrial inner membrane [Evidence IEA,IEA]; GO_component: GO:0005743 - mitochondrial inner membrane [Evidence IDA] [PMID 12591915]; GO_component: GO:0005739 - mitochondrion [Evidence IEA]; GO_function: GO:0003674 - molecular_function [Evidence ND]; GO_process: GO:0007007 - inner mitochondrial membrane organization [Evidence IGI,IMP] [PMID 12591915]; GO_process: GO:0007005 - mitochondrion organization [Evidence IMP] [PMID 11907266]) has translation MNRSILQFGLITRLNGSVINNNSILRVKVGPTLIHSTTAYVRWNSSQRDTSERPIKSGSHGGSVSTSNSPPGSIYHTTTNNGTTAGTPTNTNTGTDKTTVVDDSSTAKPRATRTNASSDFTDESVKLKSIKNLPSEEDAKRSDLAKWVGSKMDSLQATMFAAGRTLNDVTGYSSIEALKQSIEDQQEILRQCRIQVRTAKDEYAAAVNQRSNSQREVNELLQRKHQWSNDDLQRFTDLYRSDHENETRVAQAARAADEAERVVEDSQLELTRLIAARYREEQVWSDKIRRASTWGTWGLMGFNVVLFLLVQLGLEPWKRRRLVGSFEEKVQSALVKTTALQEERLKNLEDMLFSTDQPGTHPIVEAADSDILSDIQQNPEHQHNTPLLKENGSLTWSNLYTRVQTGFEQSQVIPVNSVELVSTAGVGAVIGILGTLAVLAFK, from the coding sequence ATGAATAGATCAATACTTCAGTTTGGTCTAATTACAAGACTCAATGGGTCAGTAAttaacaataacagcatTCTCAGAGTGAAAGTTGGTCCTACACTGATACATAGCACCACTGCATATGTTCGTTGGAATAGTTCACAGCGAGATACCTCGGAGCGACCAATCAAATCCGGTTCTCATGGAGGCTCAGTATCCACTTCTAACTCTCCACCTGGATCCATATATCATACAACTACAAATAATGGTACAACTGCTGGTACACCTACAAATACAAATACAGGTACAGATAAGACTACTGTTGTGGATGATAGTTCTACTGCCAAACCAAGAGCTACAAGAACCAACGCGAGTTCAGACTTTACTGACGAGTCAGTTAAGTTGAAGTCTATAAAAAACCTACCCtcggaagaagatgctaaAAGATCTGACCTTGCAAAATGGGTTGGAAGTAAAATGGATTCGCTACAAGCGACTATGTTTGCCGCTGGTAGAACACTCAACGATGTCACTGGTTATAGTTCCATTGAAGCATTGAAACAGTCAATTGAAGATCAGCAAGAAATATTGCGACAGTGTAGAATCCAAGTTCGAACAGCTAAAGACGAGtatgcagcagcagtaaaTCAACGATCCAATTCGCAACGAGAAGTCAACGAGCTCCTACAACGAAAGCATCAATGGTCGAATGACGATTTACAGCGGTTCACGGATCTTTATCGCAGTGACCATGAAAATGAGACACGAGTAGCCCAGGCAGCACGAGCTgcagacgaagcagaaCGAGTAGTAGAGGATAGTCAATTAGAGCTGACTCGACTAATAGCTGCTAGATATAGAGAAGAGCAAGTGTGGAGTGATAAAATCAGACGAGCCAGTACCTGGGGTACCTGGGGACTGATGGGGTTCAACGTAGTACTCTTCCTTCTAGTTCAACTGGGACTTGAGCCCTGGAAACGAAGACGATTAGTAGGATCTTTTGAGGAGAAAGTGCAAAGTGCGTTAGTGAAGACTACAGCGTtgcaagaagaaagacTGAAAAATCTCGAAGATATGCTGTTTAGCACTGACCAACCAGGAACCCACCCTATTGtcgaagcagcagataGTGATATTCTATCTGATATCCAACAGAACCCAGAACACCAGCACAACACTCCACTCTTAAAGGAAAACGGTTCGCTGACATGGAGCAATTTATACACTCGAGTTCAAACGGGCTTTGAACAGTCGCAAGTGATTCCCGTGAACTCTGTGGAATTGGTTTCCACAGCCGGCGTCGGTGCTGTTATAGGTATTCTAGGCACTCTCGCAGTTCTCGCATTcaaataa
- the RPT3 gene encoding proteasome regulatory particle base subunit RPT3 (ATPase of the 19S regulatory particle of the 26S proteasome; one of ATPases of the regulatory particle; involved in the degradation of ubiquitinated substrates; substrate of N-acetyltransferase B; GO_component: GO:0005737 - cytoplasm [Evidence IEA,IEA,IEA]; GO_component: GO:0005634 - nucleus [Evidence IEA,IEA]; GO_component: GO:0000502 - proteasome complex [Evidence IEA]; GO_component: GO:0008540 - proteasome regulatory particle, base subcomplex [Evidence IDA] [PMID 11742986]; GO_component: GO:0008540 - proteasome regulatory particle, base subcomplex [Evidence IDA] [PMID 9741626]; GO_function: GO:0005524 - ATP binding [Evidence IEA,IEA]; GO_function: GO:0016887 - ATPase activity [Evidence ISS] [PMID 9584156]; GO_function: GO:0016787 - hydrolase activity [Evidence IEA]; GO_function: GO:0017111 - nucleoside-triphosphatase activity [Evidence IEA]; GO_function: GO:0000166 - nucleotide binding [Evidence IEA,IEA]; GO_process: GO:0045899 - positive regulation of RNA polymerase II transcriptional preinitiation complex assembly [Evidence IMP] [PMID 19843524]; GO_process: GO:0070682 - proteasome regulatory particle assembly [Evidence IMP] [PMID 19412160]; GO_process: GO:0030163 - protein catabolic process [Evidence IEA]; GO_process: GO:0006511 - ubiquitin-dependent protein catabolic process [Evidence IMP] [PMID 9724628]), which translates to MEELGISTGQKTVVDARSVQAPVGTGQETSSGSTSPQSGYKDLYRTLKKLEREYELLGLQEEYIKDEQRHLKRELVRAQEEVKRIQSVPLVIGQFLEPIDQHTGIVSSTTGSNYAVRILSTLDRELLKPSSSVALHRHSNALVDILPPEADSSIAMLGADEKPDVTYADVGGLDMQKQEIREAVELPLTQFELYKQIGIDPPRGVLLYGPPGTGKTMLVKAVANSTTASFIRVVGSEFVQKYLGEGPRMVRDVFRLARENSPSIIFIDEIDAIATKRFDAQTGADREVQRILLELLNQMDGFDQTSNVKVIMATNRADTLDPALMRPGRLDRKIEFPSLRDRRERRLIFTTIASKMSLAPEVDLDSLIVRNDPLSGAVIAAIMQEAGLRAVRKNRYVILQSDIEEAYSSQVKVGSDVDKFDFYK; encoded by the coding sequence ATGGAAGAATTAGGAATCTCGACCGGTCAAAAGACCGTGGTCGATGCTAGAAGTGTTCAAGCACCGGTTGGCACCGGGCAGGAGACGTCGAGCGGGTCGACGTCGCCTCAGTCTGGTTACAAAGATCTGTATCGAACATTAAAAAAGCTTGAAAGAGAATACGAGTTGCTCGGGCTTCAAGAGGAATATATCAAAGACGAACAGCGTCATTTGAAACGGGAATTGGTTCGTgcccaagaagaagttaAACGAATCCAGTCGGTGCCACTTGTCATTGGCCAGTTTCTCGAGCCCATTGACCAGCATACGGGCATTGTTTCTTCGACCACTGGATCGAATTATGCGGTTCGTATTCTGTCGACTTTAGATCGCGAGTTGTTAAAACCTTCGTCATCAGTGGCTCTTCATCGCCATTCAAATGCTCTAGTGGATATTCTACCTCCAGAGGCCGATTCGTCGATTGCCATGCTCGGTGCTGATGAGAAGCCCGACGTCACATATGCCGATGTAGGAGGTCTGGATATGCAGAAACAAGAGATCCGTGAAGCGGTCGAGCTTCCTTTGACTCAGTTTGAACTTTATAAACAGATCGGTATCGACCCTCCTCGCGGCGTGTTACTGTATGGTCCTCCTGGTACCGGTAAGACCATGCTGGTCAAGGCCGTGGCTAACAGCACGACCGCTTCGTTTATCCGTGTAGTGGGTTCGGAATTCGTACAGAAGTATTTGGGAGAAGGACCCCGTATGGTGCGAGACGTGTTCCGACTAGCACGAGAGAACTCGCCGTCgattattttcattgatgAAATCGATGCCATTGCAACCAAACGGTTTGACGCTCAAACCGGAGCTGACCGTGAAGTGCAGAGAATTCTGCTTGAACTGTTGAATCAAATGGACGGATTCGACCAAACGTCGAACGTCAAAGTGATTATGGCCACCAACCGAGCCGATACTTTAGACCCTGCTCTCATGAGACCTGGTCGATTAGACCGGAAAATCGAGTTCCCGTCGCTGCGAGACCGCCGTGAACGACGactcatcttcaccaccatcgCATCTAAGATGTCGCTGGCGCCCGAAGTCGATCTCGACTCGCTCATTGTACGTAACGACCCGCTTTCTGGCGCCGTCATCGCTGCCATCATGCAAGAAGCCGGTCTACGAGCCGTCCGCAAGAACCGCTACGTGATCCTGCAATCCGATATCGAAGAGGCCTACTCCAGTCAGGTCAAGGTCGGCTCCGACGTCGACAAATTCGatttctataaataa
- the SGM1 gene encoding Sgm1p (hypothetical protein; required for wild-type growth rate on galactose and mannose; localizes to COPI coated vesicles and the Golgi apparatus; GO_component: GO:0030137 - COPI-coated vesicle [Evidence IDA] [PMID 14562095]; GO_component: GO:0005794 - Golgi apparatus [Evidence IEA,IEA]; GO_component: GO:0005794 - Golgi apparatus [Evidence IDA] [PMID 14562095]; GO_function: GO:0003674 - molecular_function [Evidence ND]; GO_process: GO:0008150 - biological_process [Evidence ND]): MSAAQTASESSAESRAEESQVADNTVLDANGNAQDSTSTPVEDGENSDKLTTAESEIADELRAKQPEKKEAESAVVDKTVDSHATDAPVENAGSEVVTTTEPAETSAPSTRIQASVSNGSESIASKSKPESVNVNINSAGTSNTSNGARTVPAGATAGGSSGAAGSGSTWNYLRRAVANVESTLDKVLQESTEVGVRTSTPPSNSSAKLSMQERLAMAVGRSGSASTSPVASSTTSARPSIERSSTDRPRKSLESAASSAEVPTVANSNVVVDNASNNESTPSLKTLQPRTTEVVPPSFEFCIQISKQLLDLVEKLSEQDATGASVSEVPVTEGSDGTEVGAVNSASGQPKASLTAIKESISQLASDLDKQSTELQKFNEFQQQKYEVVESKLTYLAKQEADRAKKEKSSSSGIAKTLAEKEEYIALILEEAQMLSKQELKHMNTIKKLRAKDRDFDKTLDTVNKRAEKAERELADTKAKLKKSQETERRQSDNIRAYSKMDSELASLRRDKESATAKISQLEKTIEQLTIENDANASRAKEEALNSANAKLEKLQAELDETTDHLNHQLDRRNGEIEALKVQVQREIENANRRESTLKDEIKSLEARVEHYRALSEDASTDSSKDVIHTNLLRQIEVLQSQHSVANESWHEIEASLLGKISSLEKEREELQNQEKYLIKKLKTVNDSLKRQTEETEDTREKVVDLEESLSKTLKQLEQAVAEKNEVSQSRLDYEKSIAIEKASLQEEINQLKQKLETVNEELAVATEEAANASRPFIEPLGSPTIPGYAGANEKKRSVSNSIDMFLAGGSQTNALSLSSPSPYSPSPDSQMRRTSSSARMFGPGGGSNISRSESIVAANSSGLDLASLDEMDDDFFDDSATQDGGPGAITGGGVDNNSMYTTSGGGGGGGVSLQLVGKMNMTIRRLESDLANSRQDLAKMSKAKDDAYQEVIRLMKENEELNTLRTTTISLQNQVQALEAREQTTLEMLGEKSELVQELRADVDDLKTMYRQQIEELVDQLHKK; encoded by the coding sequence ATGTCGGCTGCTCAGACTGCCAGTGAGTCGTCTGCTGAAAGCAGGGCTGAGGAGTCTCAAGTGGCAGATAACACAGTTTTGGATGCCAATGGCAATGCTCAGGACTCGACGAGTACGCCTGTTGAGGATGGAGAGAACAGTGATAAGCTGACAACTGCAGAATCAGAGATTGCTGATGAATTGAGGGCAAAACAgccagaaaagaaagaggcTGAGAGTGCGGTAGTGGACAAGACTGTTGATTCACATGCTACAGATGCTCCAGTTGAGAATGCTGGAAGTGAAGTTGTCACCACTACTGAGCCAGCTGAGACGAGTGCTCCATCTACGAGAATTCAAGCCAGTGTTAGTAACGGCAGTGAAAGCATTGCTAGTAAAAGCAAACCAGAAAGTGTTAATGTTAATATTAACAGTGCTGGTACTTCTAATACCAGCAACGGTGCTAGAACTGttcctgctggtgctaccgctggtggtagtagtggtgctgctggtagcGGGTCGACGTGGAACTACCTTCGTAGGGCCGTTGCCAATGTGGAATCTACTCTCGACAAAGTGCTGCAAGAGTCCACTGAGGTCGGAGTGAGGACGTCAACTCCTCCTAGTAACTCCAGTGCCAAGTTGTCGATGCAGGAGCGTCTGGCAATGGCGGTTGGTCGGTCAGGTTCGGCATCGACTTCGCCTGTAGCGAGTAGTACTACATCAGCTCGCCCTTCTATTGAACGTAGCTCGACCGACCGACCAAGAAAAAGTTTAGAAAGTGCCGCATCGTCTGCAGAGGTTCCAACTGTGGCTAATAGTAATGTCGTCGTCGATAATGCATCGAACAATGAATCAACTCCATCTTTAAAAACATTACAGCCTAGAACAACGGAGGTGGTTCCACCGTCTTTTGAATTTTGCATACAAATATCCAAgcaattgcttgatttAGTAGAGAAGCTGTCTGAGCAGGATGCAACTGGTGCTTCTGTCTCTGAAGTACCTGTGACAGAAGGTTCAGATGGTACCGAAGTAGGCGCTGTTAATTCTGCTTCTGGACAACCTAAAGCGTCTCTAACGGCTATTAAAGAATCTATCAGTCAATTGGCGAGTGATCTCGATAAACAAAGCACTGAGTTACAGAAATTCAACGAgtttcaacagcagaaatACGAAGTAGTCGAGTCCAAGCTCACATATCTCGCAAAACAAGAGGCCGACAGAGCTAAAAAGGAaaaatcgtcgtcttcaggCATCGCTAAAACACTGGCAGAAAAAGAGGAGTATATTGCATTAATTTTAGAAGAGGCTCAAATGCTGTCCAAGCAAGAGCTTAAGCACATGAATACCATCAAAAAGCTGCGTGCCAAAGATCGCGACTTTGACAAGACACTCGATACTGTTAATAAGAGAGCAGAAAAGGCAGAGAGGGAGTTGGCCGACACTAAAGCCAAGCTAAAAAAGTCACAGGAAACTGAAAGAAGACAGTCTGACAATATTAGAGCATACTCTAAAATGGATTCAGAGCTGGCTAGTCTTCGTCGAGATAAAGAATCTGCGACAGCCAAAATCAGCCAACTAGAAAAGACGATAGAACAGCTGACCATTGAAAATGACGCCAATGCATCTCGAGCCAAGGAAGAAGCACTCAACTCCGCTAATGCCAAACTCGAGAAGCTACAAGCAGAATTAGACGAGACTACTGATCATCTGAATCACCAACTGGATCGTCGAAACGGCGAGATTGAGGCATTAAAAGTACAGGTTCAGCGAGAAATCGAAAACGCCAATCGACGAGAATCGACTCTGAAGGACGAGATCAAGAGCCTCGAAGCACGAGTCGAACACTACCGAGCTCTAAGTGAAGATGCCAGTACCGACAGTTCGAAAGATGTCATTCATACCAATTTACTACGGCAAATTGAAGTATTACAATCACAGCATTCAGTAGCAAATGAAAGCTGGCATGAAATAGAAGCAAGCCTACTAGGAAAGATATCATCACTGGAGAAAGAACGAGAAGAGTTGCAGAACCAAGAAAAGTATCTCATCAAAAAACTCAAGACAGTGAATGACAGTTTGAAACGGCAAACTGAAGAAACTGAAGATACTCGCGAGAAAGTCGTTGATTTAGAAGAGTCTCTTTCCAAGACACTGAAACAGCTCGAACAAGCAGTTGCTGAAAAGAACGAGGTCAGCCAATCAAGACTAGACTATGAAAAGTCTATTGCCATTGAAAAGGCATCACTCCAAGAGGAGATCAATCAACTAAAACAAAAGCTTGAAACTGTCAATGAGGAATTAGCTGTTGCcactgaagaagctgctaatGCGTCACGACCATTTATCGAACCACTTGGTTCACCAACTATCCCTGGATATGCCGGTGCTAACGAGAAGAAACGGTCGGTGAGCAACTCAATTGATATGTTTCTTGCTGGAGGGTCACAAACCAACGCTCTTAGCTTGAGTTCACCGTCACCATACTCTCCATCTCCCGATTCACAAATGCGACGAACGTCATCATCCGCACGAATGTTCGGTCCTGGAGGCGGCAGTAATATCAGTCGATCTGAATCTATTGTCGCTGCTAATAGCAGTGGGTTGGATCTCGCGTCGCTGGATGAGATGGATGACGATTTCTTTGACGACAGCGCTACACAAGATGGAGGTCCTGGCGCCATCACAGGTGGTGGAGTGGATAACAATTCCATGTATACGACGTCTGGAGGcggtggaggaggtggagtATCGTTACAATTGGTTGGTAAAATGAACATGACCATCCGCCGACTGGAATCGGATCTCGCCAACAGCCGACAGGATTTAGCTAAAATGTCCAAAGCCAAAGACGATGCATACCAAGAAGTGATCCGGCTCATGAAAGAGAACGAGGAGCTCAACACGCTTCGAACCACGACCATCAGTCTCCAAAACCAAGTCCAAGCACTCGAAGCACGGGAGCAAACCACTCTCGAAATGCTCGGCGAGAAATCCGAGCTCGTCCAAGAACTGCGAGCCGACGTCGACGACCTCAAAACCATGTACCGCCAACAAATCGAGGAGCTAGTCGACCAATTGCATAAAAAGTAA
- the XPT1 gene encoding xanthine phosphoribosyltransferase (Xanthine-guanine phosphoribosyl transferase; required for xanthine utilization and for optimal utilization of guanine; GO_component: GO:0005737 - cytoplasm [Evidence IEA,IEA]; GO_component: GO:0005737 - cytoplasm [Evidence IDA] [PMID 14562095]; GO_function: GO:0004422 - hypoxanthine phosphoribosyltransferase activity [Evidence IGI] [PMID 10217799]; GO_function: GO:0016740 - transferase activity [Evidence IEA]; GO_function: GO:0016757 - transferase activity, transferring glycosyl groups [Evidence IEA]; GO_function: GO:0000310 - xanthine phosphoribosyltransferase activity [Evidence IMP] [PMID 10217799]; GO_process: GO:0032265 - XMP salvage [Evidence IMP] [PMID 10217799]; GO_process: GO:0046100 - hypoxanthine metabolic process [Evidence IGI] [PMID 10217799]; GO_process: GO:0009116 - nucleoside metabolic process [Evidence IEA]; GO_process: GO:0006164 - purine nucleotide biosynthetic process [Evidence IEA]) — translation MVEKVYISYNHVHKLCQEAAEVIKEFNPHLMIAIGGGGFIPARILRTFLKKENAKNIPIQAIGLSLYEDLGTDTVVETAGLEVVRTQWLDFGAMAEHSVDLIGKNVLIVDEVDDTRTTLHYALSELEKDVQEQAEKLGRTDEVTKFFIFVLHNKDKPKRAQLPKEMLDSGRYLAARTVPDYWIAYPWEAKDIVEHSAQAIKQGND, via the coding sequence ATGGTCGAGAAAGTGTATATTTCGTACAACCACGTTCACAAGCTGTGTCaagaggctgctgaggTGATTAAGGAGTTCAATCCTCATTTGATGATTGCCattggtggaggtggtttTATCCCTGCCCGTATCTTGAGAACTTTcttgaagaaggagaacGCCAAAAACATCCCCATCCAGGCTATTGGTTTGTCTCTTTACGAGGATCTTGGAACCgatactgttgttgagactGCTGGTCTCGAGGTTGTGCGTACTCAATGGCTCGACTTCGGTGCCATGGCCGAGCACTCTGTCGACCTGATTGGCAAGAATGTGTTGATTGTTGACGAAGTCGACGATACCAGAACCACTTTACACTACGCTCTTTCCGAACTTGAGAAGGATGTGCAAGAACAAGCCGAGAAACTCGGCCGTACCGACGAAGTCACTaaattcttcatcttcgtgCTCCACAACAAGGACAAGCCCAAACGTGCCCAACTTCCCAAGGAGATGCTCGATTCCGGCCGCTACCTCGCTGCCCGAACCGTGCCCGACTACTGGATCGCCTACCCCTGGGAGGCCAAAGACATCGTCGAACACTCTGCTCAAGCCATCAAACAGGGCAACGACTAA